A window of Carassius gibelio isolate Cgi1373 ecotype wild population from Czech Republic chromosome A3, carGib1.2-hapl.c, whole genome shotgun sequence genomic DNA:
GCAAAACTCTTTAGGACCTGACCACTAGCATGAAGCACTGCAGTCAGTTTCCCTACACTCTCAAACTACTTAAACGAACACTCAACTTtatttgaaaataggctcattttcctacTGAGTTAAACAGTGGAGTCCCTTTTCCTGATTTAAACAGTTGAGTTTCACCATTTTCGAACCCATTCAGTCAATCTCtaggtctggcggtagcacttttagcttagcttagcatagatcattgaatcggattagaccgttagcatctcgctcaaaaatgaccaaaacgtttctatatttttcatctttaaaacttgactcttctgtagttacatcgtgtacgaagaccgacagaaaatgaaaagatgtgattttctaggccgataaCGCTGTGAACTATACTCTCATCCCGGCGTAATAATCAGGAAACTCTGCTACCATACCACCGGTGCAGCACGCACAGTGATATTATGgagcacctgaaaatagtcccagtcatttttgagcgagatgctaacggtctaatccgattcaatgatctatgctaagctaaaggTGCTACAGCCAGACCCGGATATCGACTGAATggaaacaacaaacagaactaacaaatattgctacaagtttgattgcatcagttaataataactgttaataatgttaatcgACTGGTTGACTCTGTCTCgcattaatttttcagaaaaatcccgtcatatgcacacaaactgagtcACCACTTatgagctactactaaatattgtagaaacttaattttctgtaaagttgctttgtaatgatttgtatcgtaaaaagtgctatacaaataaacttaaattgaattgaatttgaaaatggtaaaactcaactgttcaACTCTAtgggagttggaaaattagctAAAAAAACCTTGGagtgttctttatgtatttatatatatgtgcatactttgcaataaacttaaaatggtttttttcccccattcacATAATCAACACTGTTAAAACAatatttcctcattattttaaagTTGACAGTCACAATGCTACATGGTACTATAGTTCTTTCCCTCATTAAAGCTTTAAGTACACAGTCCAATACCTTTTTGTcagaattgtttgtttttttgctttaaattaaagTTAGTGATCACATGATTCACCTGCTTGGCTTGTTTCATGTCTTGTAGCTAtttaatatagatatttttttaatcctaACTGGAAAACTATTTTCTAGAATCCACATATCAGACTTGCCTGAACAGCTCTTTAGACAAGTTTTTGTGTGACTCACCTTGAGGCAGCTGAAGTCTTGAATGCTCCAGATTTTGATGGAGCCGTCCGCTGAGACCGTGGCCAGGACCTGGTCCACAGGAGAGAACTGAACACACCAGACCCCTCGACTATGACCTCTGAAGACGCCTAACAGACTCAAATCAGCCAGCGACCAGAGTTTGGCCGTGCGATCCTGAGAGCCAGAGGCCAGCAGCTTGTCATTGGGAGAGATGGTCACACTGTTCACATCCTGCAGGATCACATGAGGACGAGACAGGACCACAGAAGAGAAGAAGAcgagaaataaaacaacaaactggGGAGTAATGGATTAAAAGCAGCAACactatatttatacttttaaagattaacttttattcagcaaggatacattacatttatcaaaagttaaAGTAAAGACAAGTATGATGTAAAtacagatttctattttaattaaatgctgaTTTTGGGGGGATCTttcagatttctgaagatcatgtgacactgaagactggaggaatgatgctgaaaattcaggtttaatatcaaaggaataaattacattttgaaatatatcataatagtaagcaattattttaaatagcaataatatttcacaatatttctgtcttactgtattttgatcaaataatggcagcctcggtgagcataagagacttctttcaaaagcattgaacaaatcttaccaatcccaaacatttgaatggtatacagacataataaaacaattaaaatgtatgtgcagAATACTGTACTTTGTAAATTAGGcctgtttattaaaataataacatttattatgaacagttcacaaaataatataaatgtaaatactgcTGTCAGTTGCCACGTTACCATTTTTTTATAATTGGTAATTAGTGTGTAATTTAAAAACACCTAATTGAGACCTCTTTTTTGTGTCTGATGAATAAAACTCTAATGaaaattcatttatattattttacatatatttaaaaagcttAAAATCCTTCACAACACTGGAGGATGACATACTCTAGAGCATGGTGACATTTGTTGAACAGAGATTTTCTGAACGTGACGGGGCAGTGACCCACCTTGTCGTGAGCTTTCTCTGTGAGTCGTGCTGTCATCAAGAGCGGTTCACATCCCACATCAGGCAGAGGGTCAGGCAGATCCCAAACCTTAATAGTACAGTCCTGACTGCCCGACACCAGGAAGCCTTTTTTTAACCTGCATACAGCCACAGGGTTATTATAATCAACTAcaactaaaaacagaaaaaaaacctacttaaatacttatttaatatgtaaaataatacaatttagaaGCTGCTGTTAGTCACGGTTTTTACCATTCATATTCGAGGCATTGATCGTgtacattttgtatatttgtgatatttaaaggaaataattatataaataaatcagttcaaaaacatctaatTGAGCTCAATGTTAAAGTCAAACGGAAATGTTTTAAATCTGAATACTTTAcggcaatgcaacatttctcatttttaactttatgccctaaaaataaaaaaatacacttgaaatttaaaatgtaaataaataaaagtaataatggtAAGAAACATTAGAAACCAGTATACCGTTATAACATGGATAGTTCTGTAGGGtcctatgaaatcagttttaaTTTTTCCTAAATTCcgttagattttttttccaaattccattatttgttttaatttttctaattatattttttccattttaatttttctcGACTCTCTTTTATTAgttaaattaaactgtatttatcaaaaagaatgtctaattaattaaaatgatgaaacttaacttttaataaatagatgtgaaaatgtgtaacaaattacatatttagggccctataaaatgtttaatttttctcaccattttttttaaattgttttagcatgtttatttatttaaatgcataaaacaatgaaatgtattaatttatttcttaaagtAAATTCCCTCAGAAATTCTGTATTGTGTTTTTACAGTTtcctggttatcaaatgaaggcataaaacattcatttatcttttaattattgaaaattaattatttttgtcaaacaaaggggatttactattaaaattaaaacattggagaaatgttgtgtgattattcgtttaaaaaaatagtttgcttcattttagtaatattagtatgctatgtacattctgctgaaaaaTAGTAAGAAGCACAATGTCTTCAAATCAAaccgaacttttattttgacgggttgctgtgaatctctttacagttctgtgtatgtgatgtgacgctagttttcctcaaatcaaacgctcaaatgctcatgaagtgactctcagagcagttctgaagATGTTCTTCATGCGTTTCCATCCTCTTTTAGtaagacggcagatgctgaaatcaccgcCAGCATCACGCGTGCTTCCGTGTGTGTAATAAATGCAACCTCGcgtctgctccattcattaacacagacatgaAGAACattcaggattcatatttaaatagactttcgctgcttaatatttacagatactagtccaCTTCCTAATCTGATttaagtgtaatgacctacttttgattaattcattcataatTTGATAAATTCcgtgaattccatttttatgactggattccgtgattcAGTCCACGTTCATAGGGTCCTAGTCCTGGTTTCTTTAATCTGATTAGACAGGTCATGttcaaaagtaaagtaaaaaagcTAGTAGAAACTTCATGAACGATATTAGAATAGATTATTATGATCAGGCCTGTCGCAACCATTGATTAAATACGACAGACTGTGCTATCAGTTCAGCAAAACGTTTCAAAGAGTTTCAGGACAGACCTACAGCATGATCACACACTGCAGGTGTTTCTGAACTCATATTGCTTGTCTAATGGAGATCAGACCTGGAGCAGGCGATGGAGCCCACAGCATTGGAGTGACCGCTGCCCTGAGCCACGCAGCGCACCTGACCGCTCTTCACATCCATCTTCCACAGCCTCAACCAGTTGTCCTGTGTGAAAGGTCACATAAAGGTCATCTTTTCAAGTGTACAATCAGAACCTGAGGCTTTGAGTGGCGTGCCAAGCCACCAGTGCAGCTTTTTCCTCAAAAAAGTAAAAGGATCACCTTTGCACAGCTTGCAAACATGGAGCCTCTGCGGAAGACATCGATAGATAATATGGTATCTGCAGAAAGATTGTCAGATGATTTAAAGATTACTGTGCATGGACAGTGTGGACAATGCAGactgtttaaagtttaaagccaGCTGTTGTTTTCTCGAAGAGAGAAGATGAATGCGTTTCACAATCCTGGGATGTCGGGATGCAACTAACAATGGATCTTTCATTAAAAGACAACAAGAAAAGCACAGACCTGTCAAAACACCCTGACACACATTAAGCTCCCCACTGACACTGCTCATAAAGAACACTATTTATATTACTTCCTGCCTTATTATGAATACCTCAAACAATGTGCGAAACTGAGcgaaaacatacaaacacacaacgGCCTAGCtgcattttttattcaattatcaTAATACTTAACATGagtttaaatagatttaataACTTATGTACTTTtcgaaataaacatttaattgacTTGTATTTCTGTAATAGTTTTAGTATTATAGTCCTTTTTCATTTCTGCTTTTTTTCCAATCACTTTAGCTGACAACAACATTACTTCCTCTTAAACCTCGCCGAAGAACAACTATTTGATCAAAATGAATATTTCGTCTAATCTGGTGTGTTGTCTTTCTCCGAAGCATGAAGGCTGTCGCACTCAATCAAAGTTTTGGCGTTCAAATTAATCTAATTTACATATTTGAATCTAATGGTAATTTCCGCTTTGGGAAAACCACAAGGAAGTGCattaacagcacacacacacacacacacacacacacctctcaacCTGCCCAGACAAAACTTTATACTACTAATCTTTTTATTGTTCCAAtcaaagtgttatttattttagatacTTTTATTACTACtttaaattagtttattatttaatatttttctatcgcaaatttgaaagttttagtaatgttgtactgtttttttgctttttaatttttatttttttgtattagttgttatttttattttatttcagttctagttttagttaattataatgcCCCTGGTTCTGTTTTAGCTTTGGTTAGCTTAGAGTCATGTGTTTTCTATCGCTCAAATGTGTTTTTTGCATAGAAATGCGTTTTCATTAGTGTCAAATTAAATTACTGATACAGGTTCCTGtgcaaagaaaactttttttcttgATTACCCCTTGCCGGTCTAACAGTGCGGTCATGTGATATCAGTACTAATGCTTACAGTTCTGAGCTAAACGCACACAGTATACACTGCTCTCTAGTGGCTCACTCACCTGTGTGTCCGTACAGAATCTGACAGCTGTTAGTGGCCAACTCAAACACCTTCAGCTGAGAGCTGTTAGTGGCCACGACTAGGTGTGTGTCATCCTTCCCCAGGAACTTCACATCCAGGATATCATCATTGTAGCCGACAAACTTTATAAGGAGAGAAGAACAGTCAGTTGTGGCTATATCTGGAGTGATTAATGTGGATGGTAAGGCGTACCTGCTGCTGCACAGTGAGAGCGGGCATCTGATAGATGAGGATGTTGTGCTCTGCGGTGACGGTGGCCAGTCTGTTGGACCGTGGCATGGGCAGAAGGTGCATCAGACTGCGCGGGTCTAAGTCTCCCTCCTCTGTTTTGAGAGCTGGAGCATCAGGCAGCACCTGAGTGAACACACAGCGCGCCGAGCTGGAGTCCCACACTCGGAGAACACCTGCCGAAACAGAACATCAACTAAGGGCCAGACAGAGAGTTTTCGACATATACAGTGCACTGAGGCACCATACAGCGCCCAGATtatcggattttttttttttatgaatgtgcaaaaaaaaaagaagcctaGAAATAACCAAATTGGACATTTTTAAACAATTGCATTTAATAATGAATACTATTTTTGTTCATCCATTAAAAGGGTctgcatgcattttttatttcaacaagATGCAGCAACTTTATTTCAAATAAGATATAAATGGTCTCATTGTTTAGATTGAatcagtaatattattttatttgtatttttttaagaaaagctaTTCGACTGCTTTACATGCAGCCATTAAtcctaaaattacattttaattactacTAGTAAATTTAGGCATCAAAATGTTGTAATGTGAATATTAATCATTTTGAGATTGGATAAAGATTATATGTAAAAGAGTTATTAAATTACTAGCTTTAGATGATGACAAACGTCTTAATTTTAAATATGGGAAATGTGCATAAAAAATTAATATCCaatattaatgtaaatttaaataaagaataataatatcaatatgtTATTGATAACATGTATTGGGGGAGGGGCATGTGTGTTGATGCaatttgggcaaaaaaaaaagttttcatgctCATAAAAgttcaaattatataaatatatatatatatatatatatatatatatgacgaaAGCAATATAACAATAGTACatcaataatactaaataaacacTGATACTGTAGTTGCACCTCTAGTCGGTACTGCTTTTATGGATTTATATTATGGCATTTTCTATTAAAGTGGATTGTGATGTGAGCTAGTGTTTACCTTTACTGCCAGCTGTGACAAAGTGTACACCTTCACCCTTCACACCCATCTGAGAGTAATCGCTCGTCTCAGGGAGAAGAACAACTCCTTCCACAGCCTGAACATCGACAAATAAGAGAACGCCATGTAACATTACAATGCTGTACTTCCAGAGTAATCTGCTTGTTTTCAAGGCATGATACACATATAACACAGCTGAGGTGAAATCAAGATAAATGCTGAGCTCTTGAGTCACAGTCATCGTCTCACCTCATACACAGGTACAGTCCTCTTCACCTCCTTCTTCTTCAGGTCCCAAACTGAACAGATTTTGTCTCGGCCAGAACTGAAAACGAAGTCAGCGAATCTCTTAAAATCGGACCGTTATATGGCTGAATTCTTCAAAGGATTGGCCTTTTTTACCTGATCAGAGTTTGACCATCAGGAGAGAAGGCCAGCGCTGTGACCGCACTGTAGTGGCTCTCCAAAACACAGATGCACTTGCTGGTCCGCAGGTCCCAGATACGGATCCCGCAGTCCACGGAGGAAGAGAAGAGCTGCAGCCTGCTGATGTCTGGATGAAACTCAACCAAACTAGAAGAGAGACGTTACAGCCTTCATAGACGGCTTAACAACCAGCTGAGCCAGTGTTACAAACTGACAGAAGGTTTCTGAAGGCTCTTACTGTACAACACCAGACGATCCTTTCAGGTTGTGTGTGCAGTACTGCTTCACAACGTCCCACAGCTTGATGGTGCCATCACAACCACCTTCGAACGCAAAAACAGATGCTCAGGAAAAAGAAGCGCGCTAAACtgcattgaatgtgcacttgcatTCTACTTCCAATCTGAACAGTACTAGAACAAAAAAAGTCCTTACAGATAATgtaatattattgaaataaaaagccATGAAGTGCACTTTTATCATACTTTCTTGTTTGCATAATAATTACTCTTTGTAAGGTTTTCTAAAGCATTCTTTTCCACAAGGGTAGTGCTGAGTAAAGTAATTAAAATCAAGAACTCAAATCAACATATCCTAGTATCATGCTTTGCTGTGTTATTAAGATATGCCTGAGTCTGACCTGTAGCCAGCAGGGTGGAGGTGCAGTCAAAGGTCATGCTGGCCACAGGCACATTGTGGATGGCCCTCCACGAGCGAGTGCACTTCCCCTGCTTCCAGTCCCACTGCTTCAGGAGCAGAGCCCTGCTGGCCGTCACCAGCATCTGCAGAGAAACAGCAGAAAACACATCAGTCTAGAAACATCGGACGGGGAAATGAAGCGGTGAAGGACCTCACCTCATCATCAGGACTGAGAGAGAACGAGGTGATGTCCTCTTGATCATCCTGCTCAGAGAAAACACAAGAGAGAAATACAGGcaacaagtcaagtcactttcattgtcacatcaccacagcacatgCAGAAATTGCAGGAAAACAATTAACATAACACCACAGAATTCAATAGGAGAAAACATGTAATATGCACATACTTAGTCAGTACACACAGTATGCAACAACAATATGCAGTTATTACAAAACCCACCCTGTTTATAGGGTTGATGATTttataattacactttaaattcaatttagacattctactagctaCAAGTAACATAGTCACGAAAGTGTCTTTCTTTAAGTGCACTTAAATGGCCTTTTAGTTCATTAATGGCTTTTAAATCTGCAGGAGCAAATggataaagtgtaataaaataaacacctaAATGTGTATTTCCACTAGTCTGATAGAAGAAGTTTTATGGAAGCAAAactgaaaaacagaagaaaaaagaaaaaagatctaAACACTCCTAAACCATTTCAATATTGCAATACTGCCaacttattaattaattaaatcatgtaTTTATTAGACAAAAGTGATCATGTGATGAGTGTTCATTTAATGATTTTTAGACAAACTAAAGTGTTTATTAAGTGTTTGCCCACAGATGAAGAAACTGCAAGACACTGACCTGCTCAATGCTATGGATGATTTTTCCTGTATCGATCTGTAAAATGTTGACTTTTGGACCACATGTGCAAAATATGTACAGCTCATCGTGACTTATCTGGACGGAGGAACAAAACAGGTACAATATGCAGATATAACAGCTGTAATTCACAGACATGATAATATGTTTTCAAGTACTAAATGATGAACTTACCTGCACTTTTCCTCCCTTATAGAACGGCTCAATTTTGCTGGAGACTGCATAACTACACAAACAGATGAGATGATCTTTAACTTGTAATTAAATATGATAGTTAACAGTAATCTCAACTCGTCACTGGAAGTTCTTCTCTTTTAAAAAAACAACCTTTCCTACCGAGAAAGGCCAGAAACGAAGAAAACCACACTTACTTTGACTTAAACAGCAGCGTGTTCCCAGCCATGACAACCTACAATGTGTGTACCTTCCCGTGAACGACTATAGTTATTATTAAAAGCATTAGTATTATTTCACATACCGCTATATTTTACACACATGGTGCATGTGTTCATGCAAGTGTCGCACGAATATGACGTAACACTAAAACGCAGgctccagtgacatctagtgacAAACCAGAAATatatt
This region includes:
- the LOC127940583 gene encoding transducin beta-like protein 3, which produces MAGNTLLFKSNYAVSSKIEPFYKGGKVQISHDELYIFCTCGPKVNILQIDTGKIIHSIEQDDQEDITSFSLSPDDEMLVTASRALLLKQWDWKQGKCTRSWRAIHNVPVASMTFDCTSTLLATGGCDGTIKLWDVVKQYCTHNLKGSSGVVHLVEFHPDISRLQLFSSSVDCGIRIWDLRTSKCICVLESHYSAVTALAFSPDGQTLISSGRDKICSVWDLKKKEVKRTVPVYEAVEGVVLLPETSDYSQMGVKGEGVHFVTAGSKGVLRVWDSSSARCVFTQVLPDAPALKTEEGDLDPRSLMHLLPMPRSNRLATVTAEHNILIYQMPALTVQQQFVGYNDDILDVKFLGKDDTHLVVATNSSQLKVFELATNSCQILYGHTDTILSIDVFRRGSMFASCAKDNWLRLWKMDVKSGQVRCVAQGSGHSNAVGSIACSRLKKGFLVSGSQDCTIKVWDLPDPLPDVGCEPLLMTARLTEKAHDKDVNSVTISPNDKLLASGSQDRTAKLWSLADLSLLGVFRGHSRGVWCVQFSPVDQVLATVSADGSIKIWSIQDFSCLKTFEGHDASVLKIIFVSRGTQLVSSGSDGLVKLWTIKTNECVKTFDAHQDKVWALHGSSRDELMVTGSADSTISLWKDVTEVELAEEQAKQEDQVLKQQELFNLLHEKKYVKALGIAISLDQPHTALRVIREIRQQEDGMQELEKTLLKLRQDQKASVLRYSVVWNTNSRSCLDAQAVLQVLLTHLSPDQILQYQGTRAHLEGLIPYTERHMQRIGRLLQASMFLDYMWQKMRVTGGVDSVNLNDDDDEMDTSPQSIFIIDKQPVRVSQRQAEEEEEEDLEEDSEEIEELLDEDDSVSTSKSAHVSSKKPNGVNRVEDGGQVSSEESEDEDEVMEMTDPSKTATVR